One Cicer arietinum cultivar CDC Frontier isolate Library 1 chromosome 8, Cicar.CDCFrontier_v2.0, whole genome shotgun sequence DNA segment encodes these proteins:
- the LOC101515647 gene encoding uncharacterized protein — MAMNNVRSVRCILSSTKEAVKVACQRTYATGKAKKGSKGGGTADGPKASSLSKEIKSTTVVGANILKEGTDPKILPYSEYPDWLWHLLDKRPALSELRRKNLEALPYEDLKRYVKLDNRARIKENNSLKAKN, encoded by the coding sequence ATGGCAATGAACAATGTTCGGTCTGTTAGATGCATTCTTAGCAGCACCAAAGAGGCAGTTAAGGTTGCGTGCCAGAGAACTTACGCAACTGGTAAAGCAAAGAAAGGATCTAAAGGTGGTGGAACCGCAGATGGACCGAAAGCTTCGTCTCTCAGCAAAGAAATCAAGTCGACTACTGTCGTAGGTGCCAACATTCTCAAGGAAGGAACTGATCCAAAAATATTGCCTTACTCCGAATACCCTGACTGGTTGTGGCATCTGCTTGATAAACGCCCTGCACTAAGTGAGTTACGTAGGAAGAATCTCGAAGCACTACCTTATGAAGATCTAAAACGTTATGTTAAGCTTGATAATCGAGCCAGGATCAAGGAGAATAACTCTCTCAAGGCTAAGAACTAA